In Cryptomeria japonica chromosome 10, Sugi_1.0, whole genome shotgun sequence, a genomic segment contains:
- the LOC131056606 gene encoding BTB/POZ domain-containing protein At3g05675-like has product MEEAQLRFADITSADVKADVKLWLTGTNGEIYERNLIYLHSAIMKRSQFFEVMMSDRWSSGKPTEISVTTSHNFDEYIKCNQLIYRERMYFSNIEECLAILSVASELLADDLINKCMQYLQAVHWSAAEEIQIGDVLSCLGLKPLPDLAARLENEDAHHIIFVERIIKEMVSLIQDTESKETIMRINAEKYIGGIFEGNTPRDVVEICEREIFQSSVRSRNISAIRSLSKFLDHCDGETLKAEFIAMLEDPEFMTHVKKAMKGLESDQCSEYPQLCEDVFYIIIWFMKATERGKIIISRASRNSFVTTWLPIMTDLCRERVDKFQELDEAVLNVVKGLPLADKIRICVEWIEVYKENHMDISTPLTLFIDLHDAHYKSMSKQQYPVFYY; this is encoded by the coding sequence ATGGAAGAAGCTCAACTTCGTTTCGCAGATATAACCTCTGCAGATGTCAAAGCAGATGTCAAATTGTGGTTGACGGGCACAAATGGGGAAATATACGAAAGAAATCTAATTTATCTTCATTCTGCAATTATGAAAAGATCTCAGTTTTTTGAAGTCATGATGTCTGACCGCTGGTCATCGGGTAAGCCAACCGAAATAAGCGTAACTACTTCTCATAACTTTGATGAGTACATAAAATGCAATCAACTCATATATCGCGAGCGTATGTATTTTTCCAACATAGAGGAATGCCTCGCTATTCTCTCAGTTGCTTCCGAGTTGTTGGCTGATGACCTCATCAACAAATGCATGCAATATTTGCAAGCAGTTCATTGGAGTGCTGCGGAAGAAATCCAAATTGGAGATGTGCTCTCTTGTCTGGGATTGAAACCTTTACCAGATTTAGCTGCAAGGCTTGAAAATGAGGACGCCCACCATATAATATTTGTGGAAAGGATTATCAAAGAAATGGTCTCTCTTATTCAAGATACCGAGAGCAAGGAAACCATAATGAGGATAAATGCGGAGAAATATATAGGAGGCATCTTCGAGGGAAATACACCACGAGATGTTGTGGAAATATGCGAGCGTGAAATTTTTCAATCATCTGTCCGTTCTCGCAATATTTCAGCTATTAGGTCGCTCTCTAAATTTTTGGATCATTGTGACGGAGAGACACTGAAAGCTGAATTCATAGCTATGCTTGAAGATCCAGAATTTATGACACATGTGAAGAAGGCTATGAAGGGACTAGAATCGGACCAATGTAGTGAGTATCCACAATTATGTGAAGATGTGTTCTACATTATAATCTGGTTTATGAAGGCCACTGAACGCGGAAAGATTATAATTTCAAGAGCTTCTCGGAATTCTTTCGTCACGACTTGGTTACCAATCATGACAGATTTGTGTCGTGAAAGAGTTGACAAATTTCAGGAGCTTGATGAGGCAGTGCTTAATGTGGTTAAGGGCTTACCTTTGGCGGATAAGATACGTATTTGCGTGGAATGGATAGAGGTTTACAAGGAGAATCACATGGACATCTCCACGCCATTAACTTTGTTTATAGATCTGCACGATGCTCATTACAAATCGATGTCAAAGCAGCAGTACCCTGTGTTTTATTATTAA